The Benincasa hispida cultivar B227 chromosome 9, ASM972705v1, whole genome shotgun sequence genome has a segment encoding these proteins:
- the LOC120085099 gene encoding serine carboxypeptidase-like 42, with product MGRWGFSGVLFVFGFLWLLSGGGGGGSSGVEGFPSEDLVLRLPGQPLVKFKQYAGYVDVDVKNGRSLFYYFVEAEEQPEKKPLTLWLNGGPGCSSVGGGAFTELGPFYPSGDGRGLRKNPMSWNKASNLLFVESPAGVGWSYSNTSSDYNCGDASTARDMHMFMMNWYEKFPSFKTSALYLTGESYAGHYIPQLAIALLDHNAKFSGFKFNIKGVAIGNPLLKLDRDVPATYEYFWSHGMISDEIGMTIMSECDFEDYTFTSPHNESHSCNEAISMANHVVGNYINNYDVILDVCYPSIVEQELRLRKMASKISLGVDVCMTMERKFYFNLPEVQKALHANRTKLPYHWSMCSPVINYSDTDGNINILPLLKRIIENRIPVWVFSGDQDSVVPLMGSRTLIRELAHDLKFKITVPYGTWFHKGQVGGWAIEYGNLLTFATVRGAAHMVPYAQPSRALHLFSSFVHGWRLPNSTRPSIED from the exons ATGGGTCGGTGGGGTTTTAGTGGGGTTTTGTTTGTGTTTGGTTTTCTCTGGTTATTGAGCGGCGGTGGCGGCGGAGGCAGCAGCGGAGTTGAGGGTTTTCCGAGTGAAGATCTGGTGCTGCGGCTGCCAGGTCAGCCGCTGGTTAAGTTCAAACAGTATGCTGGATATGTTGATGTGGATGTGAAAAATGGGAGGAGTTTGTTCTACTATTTCGTTGAAGCAGAGGAGCAGCCAGAGAAGAAACCTCTCACTCTATGGCTCAATGGAG GTCCTGGTTGTTCCTCTGTTGGTGGAGGTGCTTTTACAGAGTTGGGTCCTTTTTATCCCAGTGGGGATGGAAGAGGCCTCAGGAAGAATCCCATGTCTTGGAATAAAG cTTCAAATCTTCTCTTTGTTGAATCTCCTGCTGGAGTAGGATGGTCATACTCAAACACAAGTTCAGATTATAACTGTGGGGATGCCTCAACTG CCAGGGATATGCATATGTTTATGATGAATTGGTATGAGAAGTTTCCATCATTTAAAACCAGCGCGTTGTATCTTACAGGCGAAAGTTATGCAG GGCATTACATACCACAGTTGGCTATTGCTCTGTTGGATCACAATGCAAAGTTCAGTGGTTTCAAGTTCAACATCAAAGGAGTTGCT ATCGGGAACCCTCTATTGAAACTCGATAGAGATGTTCCAGCAACATATGAGTATTTTTGGTCGCATGGAATGATTTCAGATGAAATTGGCATGACCATCATGAGTGAATGTGATTTCGAGGATTATACTTTCACAAGTCCTCATAATGAGTCACATTCATGCAATGAAGCCATATCCATGGCAAACCACGTTGTtggaaattacataaataattatGATGTCATCCTTGACGTGTGCTATCCATCTATAGTGGAGCAAGAGCTACGGTTGAGGAAAATG GCTTCAAAGATAAGTTTGGGGGTTGATGTGTGCATGACCATGGAAAGAAAATTCTACTTCAACCTTCCAGAGGTTCAGAAAGCCCTTCATGCTAACCGAACTAAATTACCTTACCATTGGTCGATGTGCAGTCC TGTTATAAATTACAGCGACACCGATGGTAACATCaacatacttccattgcttaaaAGGATAATTGAAAATCGAATCCCGGTTTGGGTTTTCAG TGGGGATCAAGATTCTGTCGTACCCTTGATGGGATCTCGAACGCTCATCCGTGAACTCGCTCATGATCTGAAGTTCAAGATTACAGTCCCATATGGGACATGGTTCCACAAAGGCCAG GTTGGAGGTTGGGCAATTGAGTACGGAAATTTGTTGACCTTTGCGACAGTAAGGGGTGCTGCTCATATGGTACCTTATGCGCAGCCATCAAGAGCATTGCATCTGTTTAGTTCGTTTGTTCACGGCTGGCGACTGCCTAATTCAACTCGCCCTTCAATTGAAGATTAG
- the LOC120087097 gene encoding pentatricopeptide repeat-containing protein At3g09040, mitochondrial, producing the protein MRLNTFTCSSGLPSFFNPLNVARITSYSIPDRVCNQQLTKNRNPHSELLQICLQHCGRIQAHNLFDEKPKSLLQALRIAKVIHSKSLEIGVGLKGLLGNAIVDLYVKCGDVDFAQKAFSRLEKKDVFACNSVLSMYSKQGLFATVFQSFVSMWNHGVRPNEFTFAMVLSACSRLQDVNYGRQVHCGVFKMGFGFRSFCQALIAGYVRDGFPKEAVKVFDRMQRVGHVPDQIALVTVINAYVALDRLADARKLFTQMPNPNIVAWNVMISGHAKRGCAEEAISFFLELKRAGLKATRSTLGSVLSAIASLSMHNYGSMVHAQVIKEGLNDNVYVGSALVNMYAKCEKMDAAKQVFDSLSERNLILWNAMLGGFAQNGLAHEVMEFFSYMKRHGPQPDEFTLTSIFSACASMQYLDFGRQLHTFMIKNKFASNLFVANALVDMYAKSGALKEARKQFELMKIHDNVSWNAIIVGYVQEEYNDEAFFMFRRMISNGALPDEVSLASIVSACAKLQEFKGGQQCHGLLVKVGLDTRICAGSSLIDMYVKCGVLLAARDVFNSMPSRSVVSVNALIAGYTMSHLEEAIYLFQEMQMVGHKPTEVTFAELLDGCDGASLLKLGRQIHCQVMKWGLLFGSEMVYVSLLCMYMNSQRLSDSETLFSELQYPKSLILWTAFISGYAQNNHYEKALRFYQHMRSENILPDQATFASVLRACAGLSSLQNGQEIHSLIFHTGFNMDEITCSSLIDMYAKCGDVKSSVQVFHEMRRKNSVISWNSMIVGLAKNGYAEEALEIFNQLEQQQSIIPDEVTFLGVLSACSHAGRVSEGRKIFNMMVNHYQLQPRVDHLGCMVDILGRWGFLNEAEEFINRLGSKADPMLWSTLLGACRKHGDEVRGKRAAEKLMELKPQSSSPYVLLSSIYAASENWKRADSLRREMKLKGVKKLPGYSWIEPGRDIRGSSYTIREPCNT; encoded by the exons ATGCGGCTCAATACTTTCACATGTTCTTCCGGACTTCCATCGTTCTTTAATCCACTCAATGTTGCCAGAATCACCTCGTATTCGATCCCAGATCGCGTTTGTAACCAACAATTAACCAAAAATCGCAATCCCCATTCAGAACTTCTACAAATTTGCTTGCAGCACTGCGGGAGAATCCAAGCCCACAACCTGTTCGACGAAAAGCCTAAATCACTTCTTCAAGCTTTGAGAATCGCGAAGGTCATCCATTCAAAGAGTTTGGAGATTGGAGTTGGCCTCAAAGGGTTGTTAGGTAATGCGATTGTTGACCTTTATGTCAAATGCGGCGATGTGGACTTCGCTCAGAAGGCCTTTTCCCGGCTTGAGAAGAAGGATGTGTTTGCCTGTAACTCGGTGCTTTCTATGTACTCGAAGCAGGGTTTATTTGCAActgtttttcaatcttttgtgtCTATGTGGAATCATGGGGTGCGACCTAATGAGTTTACGTTTGCGATGGTTTTATCAGCTTGTTCTAGATTGCAGGATGTTAACTATGGTAGACAAGTCCATTGTGGTGTTTTTAAGATGGGGTTTGGGTTTCGTTCTTTCTGTCAAG CCTTGATTGCAGGGTATGTTCGAGATGGCTTCCCTAAGGAGGCAGTCAAGGTGTTTGATAGAATGCAGAGAGTTGGACATGTTCCTGATCAGATTGCGCTTGTTACTGTTATAAATGCTTATGTGGCTCTTGATAGGCTTGCTGATGCTCGTAAGTTGTTTACCCAGATGCCCAATCCTAATATTGTAGCTTGGAATGTGATGATTTCAGGGCATGCGAAGAGAGGATGTGCTGAGGAAGCTATTTCGTTTTTTCTTGAATTGAAGAGGGCTGGCCTAAAAGCCACTAGATCTACTCTAGGAAGTGTTTTAAGTGCAATTGCTAGTTTATCGATGCATAACTATGGCTCAATGGTTCATGCGCAGGTGATTAAGGAAGGGTTAAACGATAATGTGTATGTAGGAAGTGCATTGGTGAACATGTATGCCAAATGTGAAAAAATGGATGCTGCAAAACAAGTGTTCGATTCTTTAAGTGAGAGAAATCTCATCTTGTGGAATGCTATGCTTGGAGGTTTTGCACAGAACGGACTAGCCCATGAAGTGATGGAATTTTTCTCATATATGAAACGGCATGGACCTCAACCTGATGAGTTTACTTTGACTAGTATTTTCAGTGCATGTGCCTCCATGCAGTATCTTGATTTTGGTCGTCAACTTCATACTTTTATGATCAAGAACAAGTTTGCATCTAATCTATTTGTTGCAAATGCGTTGGTAGACATGTATGCTAAATCAGGAGCTCTAAAGGAAGCAAGAAAACAATTTGAGTTGATGAAAATTCATGACAATGTTTCATGGAATGCAATAATTGTGGGGTATGTACAGGAAGAGTATAATGATGAGGCGTTCTTCATGTTTCGAAGGATGATTTCCAATGGGGCTCTTCCAGATGAGGTGTCTTTGGCCAGTATAGTGAGTGCTTGTGCAAAACTTCAGGAGTTTAAAGGAGGCCAACAATGTCACGGTCTCTTAGTTAAAGTTGGTTTAGATACAAGAATTTGTGCTGGAAGTTCCCTCATTGACATGTATGTGAAGTGTGGCGTTCTTTTGGCAGCTCGTGATGTCTTTAATTCTATGCCCTCTAGAAGTGTTGTCTCAGTAAACGCTTTGATTGCTGGCTACACCATGAGCCACTTAGAGGAAGCTATTTATCTATTTCAAGAGATGCAAATGGTTGGACATAAACCTACAGAAGTCACATTTGCAGAGCTTTTAGATGGATGTGATGGAGCATCTTTGCTGAAACTTGGAAGGCAAATTCACTGTCAAGTTATGAAGTGGGGTCTTCTATTTGGTAGTGAAATGGTGTATGTCTCTCTTTTGTGCATGTATATGAACTCCCAAAGACTCTCAGACTCGGAAACACTCTTCTCTGAGTTGCAGTATccaaaaagtttaattttatggACTGCTTTCATTTCAGGATATGCCCAAAACAATCACTATGAGAAGGCTTTGCGATTCTATCAACATATGCGATCGGAGAATATCTTACCCGACCAAGCAACATTTGCCAGCGTTCTTCGAGCATGTGCTGGATTGTCTTCTCTACAAAACGGTCAAGAGATTCATTCCCTCATCTTCCATACTGGCTTTAACATGGATGAAATAACCTGTAGTTCTCTTATAGACATGTATGCAAAATGTGGTGATGTTAAAAGCTCTGTTCAAGTTTTTCATGAAATGCGACGTAAAAATAGTGTCATATCTTGGAACTCCATGATAGTTGGACTTGCAAAGAATGGCTATGCAGAAGAAGCACTTGAAATATTCAACCAATTGGAGCAACAACAATCCATCATACCGGATGAAGTCACATTCCTTGGTGTTCTATCTGCTTGTAGCCATGCTGGGCGAGTGTCGGAAGGCCGAAAGATATTCAACATGATGGTTAACCATTACCAGTTACAGCCAAGAGTTGATCACTTGGGGTGTATGGTAGACATTCTTGGGAGATGGGGTTTCCTTAATGAAGCAGAGGAGTTCATTAACAGGCTTGGAAGTAAAGCAGATCCAATGTTATGGTCCACTTTGCTAGGGGCTTGCAGAAAACATGGAGATGAAGTTAGGGGGAAGCGTGCAGCTGAGAAACTTATGGAACTGAAACCACAAAGTTCTTCACCATATGTGCTGCTGTCTAGCATATACGCTGCATCAGAGAATTGGAAACGAGCTGACTCTTTAAGGAGGGAAATGAAATTAAAGGGAGTAAAAAAGTTGCCTGGATATAGCTGGATAGAACCAGGAAGAGATATACGAGGCAGCTCATATACGATTCGAGAGCCTTGCAACACCTGA